A genomic window from Candidatus Cloacimonadota bacterium includes:
- a CDS encoding thiol reductase thioredoxin, whose product MGLFKKIFNKPPKPGKPKDISDELFESEVLKSEIPSVVDFSSITCPPCKIMASLLSEIGPEYAGKVNIFKMNIDYFVETARKYRITNVPTTIFFKDGKEVDRIVGLLPLNPLKEKFDNLME is encoded by the coding sequence ATGGGATTATTTAAAAAAATATTTAACAAACCACCAAAACCGGGGAAACCCAAAGATATTAGCGATGAACTTTTCGAGAGTGAAGTTTTGAAATCAGAAATACCGAGCGTAGTTGATTTCTCTTCGATTACCTGTCCGCCTTGTAAGATCATGGCAAGTCTGCTTTCTGAAATCGGTCCCGAATATGCAGGGAAAGTAAATATTTTCAAAATGAATATCGATTATTTTGTCGAAACTGCTCGAAAATACAGGATTACCAATGTGCCTACGACCATTTTCTTTAAAGATGGGAAAGAGGTAGATAGGATTGTCGGATTGCTTCCTTTGAATCCGCTGAAAGAGAAATTTGATAATTTGATGGAATGA